In Haliotis asinina isolate JCU_RB_2024 chromosome 16, JCU_Hal_asi_v2, whole genome shotgun sequence, the following are encoded in one genomic region:
- the LOC137268613 gene encoding orexin receptor type 2-like codes for MATNGASNMTNNATTLLSATTSAVPVPQSDEASQFETSQATFIIVIVMLSLFTVFGVIGNALAFYIYSKKRDKTTSNVFILALAATDFVVCLVVVPYTIIAESVEYEFVYDIPCKLYMFCITSNVPLSAFIMTAIAFDRYCCICHPFLHVLTVQRAKFACVALTILSALLGVMTALNFGVYELQRLEIPLEAPGNGTSFNETLNETDVSRQTYYDVMNVSLSYDVTNSTGYPQYNETRDTEIHKVYLGVCVPGAIILSMDFTRIYQKLYAGTFLLCLIAVAILYTLIYRSILVRRRWRSKRKRMSCYTSVNGVETAAEETQLTAINGNNIITDEKKSKRPFQSRQAAIREKTLYANIKTAAMLFVVTVVFVISFLPSWLMGLQIIQFSVIVYNLYFLNNVANPIIYAFMNRAFRDDLRALIRGCK; via the coding sequence ATGGCAACCAACGGAGCCTCCAACATGACCAACAACGCCACGACGCTGCTGTCAGCAACGACGTCAGCGGTGCCTGTGCCACAAAGTGACGAAGCCTCCCAATTTGAAACTTCTCAAGCCACTTTCATCATCGTGATCGTTATGTTATCACTATTTACAGTGTTCGGAGTCATTGGCAATGCGTTAGCGTTTTATATCTATTCTAAGAAACGGGACAAAACTACATCAAACGTGTTCATTCTGGCGTTAGCTGCGACCGACTTTGTCGTGTGTTTGGTGGTGGTACCGTACACAATCATTGCTGAATCGGTGGAATATGAATTTGTCTACGATATCCCTTGTAAGCTGTACATGTTTTGCATAACATCAAACGTTCCCTTGTCTGCGTTCATAATGACGGCCATCGCCTTCGACCGCTACTGCTGCATCTGTCATCCATTTCTGCACGTGCTGACCGTGCAGCGTGCAAAATTTGCCTGCGTGGCGCTGACAATTCTTAGTGCTCTCCTTGGCGTCATGACTGCTTTGAATTTCGGAGTCTATGAACTCCAAAGGCTCGAAATTCCTTTAGAAGCTCCAGGAAATGGAACAAGCTTTAACGAAACGTTAAACGAAACAGACGTTTCAAGGCAGACATATTACGACGTGATGAACGTCTCGCTCAGCTACGACGTCACAAACAGTACTGGATACCCTCAATACAATGAGACCAGAGACACTGAAATACACAAAGTCTACCTGGGCGTGTGTGTACCCGGAGCCATAATACTAAGCATGGATTTTACCAGGATTTACCAGAAACTTTACGCTGGAACGTTTCTACTGTGTTTGATAGCAGTGGCAATCCTTTATACGCTCATCTACAGATCAATCTTAGTTCGAAGACGCTGGAGATCCAAGAGGAAGAGGATGAGCTGCTACACCAGCGTCAACGGCGTAGAGACGGCAGCAGAGGAGACTCAATTGACGGCGATCAATGGAAACAACATAATAACGGACGAGAAGAAGTCCAAACGTCCCTTTCAGAGCCGCCAAGCGGCCATTAGAGAGAAGACTCTGTATGCCAATATTAAAACTGCCGCGATGTTGTTCGTTGTAACCGTTGTCTTCGTTATTTCGTTCCTACCATCATGGCTGATGGGACTGCAAATTATACAGTTCAGTGTCATTGTATACAACCTGTACTTCCTAAACAACGTAGCCAACCCGATAATCTATGCCTTCATGAACCGGGCATTCAGAGATGATCTGAGGGCGTTGATAAGAGGCTGTAAATAG